Below is a window of Malania oleifera isolate guangnan ecotype guangnan chromosome 1, ASM2987363v1, whole genome shotgun sequence DNA.
gggtttttctgtaatctcccttttgcttatcttgtaaccacgatattttCCGCCAAAAgcgagggtatattaataaataaatggaggtgccaccatcttttagtaaaaaaacaaaaataaaataaaataaaaagtgtgAACTACATATTCTCCGTGGTCTTGGGCGTTGTTTGTGACACAAGAGGCCATTTTTGGAAAAGTTGAGGTGAGTAATGCTAGAGGGTGGGAAGGAGGAGAGTGGCAACCATAGCCACTGCTCACTACAGAAAGTTGGAGGGGCTGTGCGGTGGCCGGAGAAGATGGAATTAATATTGATTAGGACCAGgaatattgattgaatatattttagTTGGTTGGTGATGCAAAATTTTTGGGTAATGAAAATTTTTGAATATTGTAAAGTTTCATATTTTGTTTAGTATGGATTGTATAgtattttttttacaatatttcaatttttggtttttaatttcttttttttttttgaaaaatctaatgAACTCATAATATATAAGAACTAACATTTTAGAAGGATTCATATTCAGATGTCTAATCTGAATAATTGTTAAACAAACTTTAAGTATTCAATACGAATAGTTCAATCTGAATTTCAATTGTGTTCACCGATTCAAAACTTAATTCAGATTTCATAACTAAATACTTAACTTTATCAAATAGCAcctttttttcttaatcaaatcaATGTATTTACGTAACAAATTAAGgtacatataatatatactagCCCACTAAAATTAGACAAAAAAAATGACAATAAAAGAAATCTTTGTGCATGGACTCCTAGTCTATACGTATAAATGTTTTAGTGAATTCATGAAGCATATCCACAAGAACTGTTCTCACATTTAACTCCCGGAGCGCATGCTTTGTTGCACTTGCCACAGTGAAGAGGATCGAAACCTACGTTGGTGCATTTACCCCCACAGCAAAGTTGTCCAAAACCACACTTGTGCCCGCACCTTCCGCAATTGTTCCTGTCTCGAAGAACATTGCGGCAATGACTCTTACAGCAAAAAAGACGGCTAGCACCATTGTTTGCCGAAATCCCATTACATATGTTGTTACTAACATCACAGTGTGTACCTTTCTTTATGATACTCGCTAAAAATCGACCTCTCAAGGATCCAGTATTGACAAATGGAGTGTCGATTACGTACTCTTCATAGTCTTCGGCATCGGCAGCTATCAAAGAGGTCATTGGAGAGGGGGAGGCTGCTAGTAATGTGAGAGGGAGGGTAAGGGTGAGAAGGATGGCTGTGAGCCGGAAGAGAGTGGCAGCCATATTCACTACTGAAAGTTTTTGGAGTGGTGGTGAGCTTAATTGAGGAGATGGAGGAGAATGGTTATTGTGTTTTTCCAGTTGGTGGGTGTAAGCCAAGGGGAATGGTGGGTATTTAAAGCTTGAGATTTTGGGATAAAAAATTTCCTCTTGGGAGGGAATTATTGGGAAGTGGTAATTCCACGAGTTGCCAAGTATCCCGGAGGCCAAGTGGTCGTTGCATTAGTGAAGTATAGTGAGTGGGGTTTGGCAATTTGCAGAGCTGCACATTCTTGGTCAACTTCAAAATCCAAAAGCCTTGGTTAAGTTTGCTTGTGCTTTGTAAGAACAACATGTGCTCTACTGAATTATTGCGTGTGCTTTTATATTTTTGTGTTTCGGGTTCAAGTTTGTGTCGTTTTGAATAAAGTATACTACAAaattatgctaatttttttttaaacgtagaaaaatataaatttaaggcTTGAAATCTATATTTCTAAACATTATCatattttttttggtttagatttgaatttttataGAATTGGACAAACTCAATGCTAATTTactttaaaatttgtccaaatatatgcaaattcaaattcataaCCAAAATCCGTGATTATAAACATACTTTATATTTGGATTGCctttggatttgaataaaatataatacaaaattgtattatcTGTTAAAAGAGATGGTCAATGATTGCATATATTGatagaaaatgatttatatagtaGACCCCACCTAAtgagacttaaggtttggttttgttgttgttgtacaaaattattttaaactttgTTTAAATCCACCTAAGAAATATGGTAAGAGAGATATTTCATTGCTTATAACATCTCCCTTATTGCTTTTTAAACTTTTATCATTATTAGATTACAATATCTAAAAGTTTAATTAACTCTTAGTTAGGTTGTGGGTCTTAACAATCCCCGCACGTGCAACTTGACAACACGTGAAGTGATGAGccaataaataaaactcattacAAGAAAGTATATTAAATTTTGAATGTCATACAATAAAAACTGGCGACAAAACTAAAACCTAAGATCTCTTGGTAATGTAACTCAAATATTATGTTAGATtcccactttacctaaaagttcaTATTTTGTTGCACTTGTTACTATAAAAAAATCATGTTTGGTGTAAGCATTTCCGCAACAAAGTTATGAAGTCACACTTGTGTTTGCATTGGCAGTAATTGCTCTGGTTTAGAAGGAGATTCCAGTAATGATTCTTGTAGCAAAATAGGTGGTTTGCTGGCCAGCCTAGCCTAGAGGTTGTTTTGCGCGATCCCATTGCATATATTATTATCAAA
It encodes the following:
- the LOC131149060 gene encoding protein GRIM REAPER-like → MAATLFRLTAILLTLTLPLTLLAASPSPMTSLIAADAEDYEEYVIDTPFVNTGSLRGRFLASIIKKGTHCDVSNNICNGISANNGASRLFCCKSHCRNVLRDRNNCGRCGHKCGFGQLCCGGKCTNVGFDPLHCGKCNKACAPGVKCENSSCGYAS